Proteins co-encoded in one Malus domestica chromosome 09, GDT2T_hap1 genomic window:
- the LOC103444137 gene encoding pyruvate kinase, cytosolic isozyme-like isoform X1: MSVARSDFSWGDAQFHQETLGNLKVAMKSTNKLCAFESTEFCGFTQLQSSLLQHLHPESMKSGSICPVYKIPYRRRGKSFYATSLLAEFGLVNL; this comes from the exons ATGTCTG TGGCACGGTCTGATTTTTCATGGGGTGATGCCCAGTTTCACCAAGAGACATTGGGAAACCTGAAGGTTGCAATGAAGAGTACCAACAAACTTTGTGCA TTTGAGTCTACTGAGTTCTGCGGATTCACTCAATTGCAATCATCTCTTCTGCAA CACTTGCACCCTGAGTCGATGAAATCAGGTTCCATTTGTCCAGTTTATAAAATTCCATATCGGCGCAGAG GCAAAAGTTTTTATGCAACCTCATTACTTGCAGAATTTGGTTTGGTCAACCTTTAA